The following are from one region of the Gloeomargarita lithophora Alchichica-D10 genome:
- a CDS encoding SpoIID/LytB domain-containing protein, with amino-acid sequence MRTTVGVLMAGLTLGGTAALATELRVGIQQSAKTLRVGVAGAAVVTDGAGRSLGTLPPMLGFTAQVQGGQVSLHTFRGRDLWVRPMNNSFVFISDDWHRGRLRLVARGDGLLAVNHVPLEEYLYSVVGSEMYPYWPLEALKAQAVAARSFVLFRLRRPADPDFDVGRTVTWQAYKGYSRESDSTREAVSATSGQVVTHRGQIIEAVYHAASGGHTENVEDIWSAPRPYLRGVPDFDQEAPVYSWQKTFTQTELSRLLPGVGQVRSLTPVRTTPQGRVIQMQVTGTAGNKTFTGGELRRLLELRSTLFQVTPNRGDIASANLVNAPNGGFEFQGRGFGHGLGMSQWGAFGLAQRGYNYQQILQYYYQGTEITPAR; translated from the coding sequence ATGCGGACGACCGTGGGCGTGCTGATGGCGGGGCTAACCCTGGGGGGGACAGCCGCCTTAGCTACGGAATTGCGGGTGGGCATCCAACAGTCGGCCAAAACCCTGCGGGTGGGGGTTGCCGGTGCCGCTGTGGTCACCGATGGAGCGGGGCGTTCCTTGGGCACTTTACCGCCGATGCTGGGATTTACGGCGCAGGTGCAGGGGGGGCAAGTGAGTCTGCACACCTTCCGGGGGCGGGATTTGTGGGTGCGCCCGATGAACAATAGTTTTGTATTTATCAGCGATGATTGGCACCGGGGGCGGTTGCGCTTGGTGGCGCGGGGTGATGGCCTGCTGGCGGTGAATCACGTCCCCCTGGAGGAGTACCTCTACAGCGTGGTGGGGTCGGAAATGTACCCCTACTGGCCTTTGGAAGCCCTGAAAGCCCAGGCGGTGGCCGCCCGTTCCTTTGTCCTGTTTCGTTTGCGCCGTCCCGCTGACCCGGATTTTGATGTGGGGCGCACGGTCACCTGGCAAGCCTACAAGGGTTACAGCCGGGAATCCGACAGCACCAGAGAGGCGGTGAGTGCCACCAGCGGCCAAGTGGTGACCCATCGGGGGCAAATTATCGAAGCGGTGTATCACGCCGCCTCCGGGGGGCACACGGAAAATGTCGAAGATATTTGGTCGGCTCCCCGTCCCTATCTGCGGGGCGTGCCGGATTTTGACCAGGAAGCCCCGGTTTATAGTTGGCAAAAAACCTTTACCCAGACGGAACTCAGCCGTCTGCTACCAGGGGTGGGGCAGGTTAGGAGCCTAACCCCAGTGCGAACCACACCCCAAGGCCGGGTAATCCAGATGCAAGTGACCGGCACGGCGGGGAATAAAACCTTTACTGGCGGGGAATTGCGCCGCCTGCTGGAACTGCGTAGCACCCTGTTCCAAGTTACCCCCAACCGGGGGGATATTGCCAGTGCCAACCTGGTGAATGCCCCCAACGGCGGTTTTGAATTTCAGGGGCGGGGGTTTGGGCATGGTCTGGGGATGAGCCAGTGGGGAGCCTTTGGATTAGCACAACGGGGCTACAATTACCAGCAAATTTTGCAGTACTATTACCAGGGCACCGAAATCACTCCGGCACGTTAG
- a CDS encoding HsdM family class I SAM-dependent methyltransferase — MSARNPLTKWLALDWERPERAYNPEVRDFLAGVLAYPKDRVVTEDSGGGGYPDIKLLTTEKIAWVVGDLKKDDRELTELLRWENLWQEKRKYIEGLTQYVLFLTAHYLWVVLPTGSAVVGFEQPCNLSEITLAELQEKLQFMAYAQANHEQQWAGFLEGQFPYAYLQLDTPELLERLRQDLHLSFTELCASAEGVMARLCQEYKEFQHQEQELKRNLVAAAQDTQRRALVKLQLKSDFHRHLFEETLPRFEDQYGRDINARGNQIAERIRESFVADSVAVLVARVLFLRLIEDLNLTSRRRLSDGGPRDWAAFVEQLTGDAKALIELVSKNMGRLYQEPFQPNLFDWIYETNGVLDQVLQRLILRFNAYDFSGLSEEILGDIYQNFLPPAKRKRLGEFYTPPSIVDWILEQTVFQHGEGDLLDPSCGSGSFLVRYVHRCLADAKRRGLNGDTVVQDLQTHTWGFDLNPFATFISYFQLMWALVRFKPANQPNTIPKIHIHNLNSLVKDDDLVPLLGEDFFPPGSLARDRHQWKYILGNPPYIRAERVKYGEEMRGLWQPIWGQNSDTGLVFLYRSLTEWLTADGFLGMVVSGGYANSEAAARVWKLLYPGRIATLKKVVWLEFVGRLWDAAAIPLLLIIEKRPAQIEDEIELYVPSQWPSDQPPVNIRYGDFFDPKVNPKVTEVQGNGSDYWGDYLLPLLHPQDIPILQKLYPNGNGGNFVELKSAVQRQMSRNNRPFWFTYGIQRGGVEVTPEPTGERPIQVLAGRNISMAWAGEPVGWVDLEAVKNRPNGKLSLWAENNPSTFIVVPTLSKAMFASIIKLRDNQEIAVINTVLLAIPKSEVSAKIVTAYLNSKLARFYSLVRLRSAVLEGSSRATFYPRTLEALPWVRHLDPTIEQQLVADYDELARLAAIAKNNPDEWLLSEVENRIGNRRYKLSERRLGLNFLDWSPEDVPVEELTLDGSYIRAGLFYFQLLDADLAELVYKLLTLNTDEDTLISKAIIQKLVIPQDYPDVMATYRQRLIHFQQVESDFFAVLNRIDHTIAI; from the coding sequence ATGAGCGCAAGAAATCCCTTAACAAAATGGCTGGCCTTGGATTGGGAACGACCGGAACGTGCTTATAATCCCGAGGTGCGTGATTTTTTGGCGGGGGTGTTGGCCTATCCCAAAGACCGGGTCGTGACCGAGGATAGCGGTGGCGGCGGCTACCCGGATATTAAACTGCTAACGACTGAAAAAATCGCCTGGGTGGTGGGGGATTTGAAAAAAGATGACCGGGAATTAACAGAACTATTAAGGTGGGAAAATCTCTGGCAGGAAAAACGCAAATACATCGAAGGGTTGACCCAGTATGTATTATTTTTAACCGCCCATTATCTTTGGGTTGTTTTACCTACGGGTTCTGCGGTGGTCGGCTTTGAGCAACCCTGTAATTTGTCTGAAATCACGTTGGCAGAATTACAAGAAAAACTGCAATTCATGGCCTATGCCCAGGCCAACCATGAACAGCAATGGGCAGGCTTCCTTGAAGGTCAGTTTCCCTATGCCTATCTCCAACTTGATACACCCGAATTATTAGAACGACTGCGCCAGGATTTACATCTCAGTTTTACGGAACTATGTGCCTCAGCAGAGGGCGTGATGGCTAGGCTCTGCCAAGAATATAAAGAATTTCAACATCAGGAACAAGAACTCAAGCGCAATCTGGTGGCGGCGGCTCAGGATACCCAACGGCGGGCGTTGGTCAAACTCCAACTTAAATCCGATTTTCATCGCCATTTGTTTGAAGAAACCTTACCCCGGTTTGAAGACCAATATGGGCGGGATATTAACGCCAGAGGCAATCAGATTGCTGAGCGGATTCGGGAATCTTTTGTGGCGGATTCGGTCGCCGTACTGGTGGCACGGGTATTATTTCTCCGACTTATCGAAGACTTAAATTTAACTTCCCGGCGGCGATTATCCGATGGCGGGCCAAGGGATTGGGCGGCATTTGTGGAGCAATTAACCGGCGATGCCAAAGCCTTGATTGAATTGGTATCCAAAAATATGGGGCGATTGTATCAGGAACCCTTTCAACCCAATTTATTTGATTGGATTTATGAAACCAATGGGGTGTTAGATCAGGTACTACAACGTCTGATTTTGCGATTTAACGCCTACGATTTTTCAGGATTGTCTGAAGAAATTTTGGGTGATATTTATCAGAATTTTTTACCCCCAGCGAAACGCAAACGGTTGGGAGAATTTTATACCCCCCCCAGCATCGTGGATTGGATATTAGAACAAACGGTGTTTCAACATGGGGAAGGGGATTTGCTTGACCCGTCCTGTGGCAGTGGTTCTTTTCTAGTGCGCTATGTGCATCGGTGTTTAGCAGATGCCAAACGGCGGGGATTGAATGGGGATACGGTGGTACAGGATTTACAAACCCATACGTGGGGATTTGACCTGAATCCTTTTGCCACATTTATCAGCTATTTCCAACTGATGTGGGCGTTGGTGCGGTTTAAGCCCGCCAATCAACCTAATACAATTCCTAAAATTCATATTCACAATCTCAATAGCTTGGTCAAAGATGATGATTTAGTACCATTGCTAGGGGAAGATTTTTTTCCTCCCGGTTCTTTAGCACGGGATCGCCACCAGTGGAAATACATTTTGGGTAATCCCCCCTACATCCGGGCGGAGCGGGTGAAATATGGGGAGGAAATGCGGGGTTTGTGGCAACCTATTTGGGGGCAAAATTCCGATACGGGGTTAGTATTTCTCTATCGTTCCCTCACGGAATGGCTCACAGCGGATGGTTTTTTGGGGATGGTGGTCAGTGGTGGTTATGCCAATTCGGAAGCCGCCGCCAGGGTGTGGAAATTACTTTATCCAGGGCGTATCGCCACCTTAAAAAAAGTAGTATGGCTCGAATTTGTCGGGAGGTTGTGGGATGCCGCCGCCATTCCTTTGTTATTAATTATCGAAAAACGACCTGCCCAAATCGAAGATGAAATAGAGCTTTACGTTCCCAGTCAATGGCCGAGTGATCAACCCCCAGTAAACATTCGCTATGGGGACTTTTTTGATCCGAAAGTGAATCCCAAAGTTACGGAAGTCCAAGGGAATGGTTCTGATTATTGGGGGGATTATTTACTACCCCTTTTACATCCGCAAGATATACCGATTTTGCAAAAACTATATCCCAACGGCAATGGGGGTAATTTTGTGGAATTAAAATCAGCCGTACAGCGGCAAATGAGTCGAAATAATCGCCCTTTTTGGTTTACCTATGGCATCCAACGGGGCGGTGTGGAAGTGACCCCAGAACCTACGGGAGAGCGACCGATTCAGGTATTGGCGGGTCGGAATATCTCGATGGCTTGGGCGGGAGAACCGGTGGGTTGGGTGGATTTAGAAGCGGTGAAAAATCGCCCCAATGGTAAGTTGAGTTTGTGGGCTGAAAATAATCCATCCACTTTTATTGTTGTACCTACACTTTCCAAAGCCATGTTTGCATCAATAATTAAACTTCGGGATAATCAAGAAATTGCCGTTATAAACACAGTTCTTTTAGCGATTCCAAAATCAGAAGTTTCTGCAAAAATAGTTACGGCTTATCTGAATAGTAAACTAGCTCGTTTTTATTCCCTTGTCAGACTTCGTTCGGCTGTTTTAGAAGGGTCTTCTCGCGCAACATTCTATCCCCGCACTTTAGAAGCCCTACCCTGGGTACGACATTTAGACCCAACCATTGAGCAACAATTAGTCGCAGATTATGATGAACTGGCTCGCTTGGCCGCCATTGCCAAAAACAATCCCGATGAATGGCTCCTATCTGAAGTGGAAAACCGCATTGGCAACCGTCGTTACAAACTCAGTGAAAGAAGATTGGGATTGAATTTTTTAGATTGGAGTCCTGAGGATGTGCCGGTCGAAGAATTAACCTTGGATGGAAGTTATATCCGTGCCGGTTTATTTTACTTCCAATTATTAGATGCTGACCTGGCAGAATTGGTTTATAAACTTTTGACTCTAAACACAGATGAAGATACCCTAATTTCCAAGGCAATTATCCAAAAATTAGTCATTCCGCAGGACTATCCCGATGTGATGGCAACCTATCGCCAGCGACTGATTCATTTTCAACAGGTTGAATCGGACTTTTTTGCTGTCCTGAATCGAATTGATCATACTATAGCAATATGA
- a CDS encoding energy-coupling factor ABC transporter ATP-binding protein → MSVPAILLEDVGFGWAEGRLALQGCHLRVPQGEFWMLLGANGSGKSTLLKLLAGLITPTQGRVALAGAVGLVLQNPDHQVIMPSVGADVAFGLADLPPVLWAGQVEQALRLVGLWELHQRPVYALSGGQKQRLAIAGALARQVPVLLLDEPTAFLDPAQQLELAQQVQNLVRSTGITALWVTHRLEELSYCDQAVLLAGGRITQQGTGAQLQRYIHQHHLDTQVAWNEAPA, encoded by the coding sequence GTGAGTGTTCCCGCCATTCTTTTGGAAGATGTGGGGTTTGGCTGGGCTGAGGGACGCTTAGCACTGCAAGGTTGCCATCTGCGGGTGCCCCAGGGGGAGTTTTGGATGCTTTTGGGTGCCAATGGCAGTGGTAAGTCAACCCTGTTGAAACTATTGGCCGGGTTGATCACGCCTACCCAGGGGCGAGTCGCATTGGCGGGGGCGGTCGGGTTGGTACTGCAAAATCCTGACCATCAGGTGATCATGCCCAGCGTGGGGGCGGATGTGGCCTTTGGGCTGGCGGATTTGCCCCCGGTGCTCTGGGCGGGGCAGGTGGAGCAGGCACTGCGGTTGGTGGGCTTGTGGGAATTGCACCAGCGACCGGTTTATGCCCTCAGTGGCGGCCAAAAACAACGCTTGGCGATTGCGGGGGCTTTGGCGCGCCAAGTGCCGGTTTTGCTCCTGGATGAACCCACCGCCTTTTTAGACCCGGCACAACAGTTGGAACTGGCGCAACAGGTGCAAAATTTAGTCCGCTCAACGGGCATCACCGCCCTTTGGGTCACCCATCGTCTGGAGGAATTGAGCTATTGCGACCAGGCGGTACTATTGGCGGGGGGACGCATTACCCAGCAGGGCACGGGGGCGCAACTGCAACGGTACATTCACCAGCACCATCTGGATACCCAGGTCGCCTGGAATGAAGCCCCCGCTTAA
- a CDS encoding NAD(P)H-quinone oxidoreductase subunit N has protein sequence MALLVIGNGFAQDLATQGALAVWVPPEGGHEGRYQRRLKGAGYRTLPMTARGMGDLEAFLTRFHGVRPPHLGKALAQPAAVGDVYYFPPLLDNALAALPPQAQGLVLWLIEGKVLSQQELRYLSLLPTLNPRCKVVVEVASDREFRWQSLQTFLG, from the coding sequence ATGGCACTTTTAGTTATTGGTAATGGTTTTGCCCAGGATTTAGCCACCCAGGGAGCGTTGGCGGTTTGGGTGCCGCCGGAGGGGGGACATGAGGGGCGTTACCAACGGCGACTCAAAGGGGCGGGTTATCGCACGCTCCCCATGACGGCACGGGGGATGGGGGATTTGGAGGCGTTTTTGACCCGGTTTCACGGGGTACGGCCACCGCATTTGGGGAAAGCTTTGGCGCAACCGGCGGCGGTGGGGGATGTGTATTATTTCCCGCCCTTGCTGGATAATGCCTTGGCCGCTTTGCCCCCCCAGGCGCAGGGGTTAGTCCTGTGGTTGATCGAAGGCAAGGTGCTTTCCCAACAAGAATTGCGCTATTTGAGCCTCCTGCCGACCCTGAACCCCCGGTGTAAGGTGGTGGTGGAGGTGGCGAGCGACCGGGAATTTCGCTGGCAGTCGTTGCAAACTTTTTTGGGTTGA
- the zds gene encoding 9,9'-di-cis-zeta-carotene desaturase, translating into MRVAIVGAGLAGLATAVGLVDAGHQVTLYEGRRFVGGKAGSWQDEQGNHIEMGLHVFFNNYYNLFALLGKVGGFSNLLPKEHVHTFVNWGGELGQLDFRFLLGAPFHGLKAFFTTAQLTWLDKLRNALALGTSPIVPGLVNYDWAMQWIRDLDRMSFADWFRSHGGSQHSLERMWNPIALALGFIDTEQISARCMLTIFLMFATRTEASRLNMLKGSPDQYLHQPIVQYIQERGAEIFTSRRVRQIQFAETPVGTQVTGLILAQGEGEEWVTADVYVCACDVPGIQRLLPQEWRKWPEFDRIYQLKAVPVVTVQLRFDGWVTEMCDPIAQKSLAKAAGLDNLLYSADADFSCFADLAVTSPADYYREGQGSLMQVVLTPGDPFIPMSNEQIAHHALAQIHQLFPSSQALNMTWFSVVKLAQSLYRENPGMEMFRPPQKTPIPNFFLAGSYTQQDYIDSMEGAVISGQQAAQAVLASLR; encoded by the coding sequence ATGCGGGTAGCAATTGTCGGGGCGGGTTTGGCGGGGCTGGCAACGGCGGTGGGGTTGGTGGATGCCGGACATCAGGTGACCCTCTACGAAGGTCGTCGGTTTGTGGGGGGTAAGGCGGGCAGTTGGCAGGACGAACAGGGCAACCATATTGAGATGGGGTTACACGTATTTTTTAATAATTACTACAATTTATTTGCTCTCCTGGGGAAAGTGGGTGGATTTAGCAATTTGTTACCCAAAGAACACGTCCATACTTTTGTGAATTGGGGTGGAGAACTAGGGCAATTGGATTTTCGCTTTCTTTTGGGGGCACCATTTCACGGCCTCAAAGCCTTTTTTACCACAGCGCAATTAACCTGGTTAGACAAGCTCCGCAATGCTTTGGCTTTGGGCACTAGTCCGATTGTACCGGGGTTGGTGAATTATGATTGGGCGATGCAATGGATTCGGGATTTAGACCGGATGAGTTTTGCGGATTGGTTTCGCAGTCATGGGGGTTCCCAACACAGTTTAGAACGAATGTGGAATCCGATTGCTTTGGCCTTGGGATTTATTGATACGGAGCAGATTTCCGCCCGCTGTATGTTGACGATTTTTTTGATGTTTGCCACCCGCACGGAAGCCTCCCGGTTGAATATGCTCAAGGGTTCGCCGGATCAATACTTGCATCAGCCGATTGTGCAGTATATCCAAGAGCGGGGAGCCGAGATTTTTACCTCCCGCCGGGTGCGGCAGATTCAGTTTGCGGAAACGCCTGTGGGGACGCAAGTGACGGGTTTAATTCTGGCGCAGGGGGAAGGGGAGGAATGGGTGACGGCGGATGTTTATGTGTGCGCCTGTGATGTGCCGGGGATTCAGCGTTTGTTGCCCCAGGAGTGGCGAAAATGGCCGGAATTTGACCGGATTTATCAACTAAAAGCGGTGCCGGTGGTGACGGTGCAGTTACGCTTTGATGGTTGGGTGACGGAAATGTGCGACCCGATAGCCCAAAAATCCCTGGCAAAAGCCGCTGGTTTGGACAATTTGCTCTATAGTGCGGATGCGGATTTTTCCTGTTTTGCGGATTTGGCCGTGACCAGTCCGGCGGATTATTACCGGGAGGGGCAGGGTTCTTTAATGCAGGTGGTACTTACTCCCGGTGACCCGTTTATTCCAATGAGTAATGAACAGATTGCCCACCACGCTCTCGCCCAAATTCATCAACTTTTTCCCTCCTCCCAAGCGTTAAATATGACCTGGTTTAGTGTGGTGAAATTAGCCCAATCATTATACCGAGAAAATCCGGGGATGGAGATGTTTCGCCCGCCGCAAAAAACCCCGATTCCTAACTTTTTCCTGGCCGGTAGTTATACCCAGCAGGACTACATTGACAGCATGGAAGGGGCGGTAATTTCCGGTCAACAGGCCGCCCAAGCAGTGTTAGCATCCCTGAGGTAA
- a CDS encoding SRPBCC family protein encodes MTEWLEHTVQVDVEIPVSEAWALWSDLEQIPHWMQWIRSVEVLPEQPELSRWHLATRGLDFNWHSRIVKQIPLQIMQWESVTGLPNRGAVRFYDRGAHCVVKLTVAYSLPAWVSQWVDGLVGPHVERTLRLDLERFRLYSQGLSPELAPARLA; translated from the coding sequence ATGACTGAGTGGCTGGAACATACGGTGCAGGTGGATGTGGAAATTCCCGTCAGTGAGGCGTGGGCACTGTGGTCGGATTTGGAGCAAATTCCCCATTGGATGCAGTGGATTCGCTCGGTGGAAGTCCTGCCGGAGCAACCGGAATTGTCCCGTTGGCATTTGGCAACCCGGGGTTTGGATTTTAACTGGCACTCCCGGATTGTGAAGCAAATTCCCCTGCAAATCATGCAGTGGGAGTCGGTGACCGGGCTACCCAACCGGGGGGCGGTGCGGTTTTATGACCGGGGGGCGCATTGTGTGGTGAAACTCACCGTGGCCTACAGCCTGCCCGCCTGGGTGAGCCAGTGGGTGGACGGGCTGGTCGGCCCCCACGTGGAGCGGACGTTACGGTTGGATTTGGAGCGGTTTCGCCTCTACAGCCAAGGCTTGTCGCCCGAATTAGCCCCCGCACGTCTGGCGTAG
- a CDS encoding histidinol-phosphate transaminase codes for MLPCLRPDLVSLATYHPQAREAGADWLDGNEFPLDWPPSLKEKLAWMYRQDMENNRYPDGSHGELKYELCNYVGEGLTTGSLTADWLALGNGSDELIRSLLMATCLGQNAGILIAEPTFSMYQILARTLGIPVWAAGRDEQFAINTTQATELMNQEPIRVVFVVHPNSPTGNGLTPAERDWLKRLPPKVLVVIDEAYFEFSQDTLLPDLLAHPNWVILRTFSKGFRLANLRIGYAIAHPEVITALEKVRLPYNLSGFSLLAAQFALTQRRQLLSGIPEILTERERLGMELTKIPALQVWPSQGNFLYIRTTAVPLPQLHQSLRELGSLVRHTGGGLRLTIGSAAENSRLLQRLRQTCGG; via the coding sequence ATGCTCCCCTGTTTGCGACCGGATTTGGTCAGTCTTGCCACCTATCACCCCCAGGCACGGGAAGCGGGGGCGGACTGGCTGGATGGCAATGAATTTCCCCTGGATTGGCCGCCGTCCTTAAAAGAAAAATTGGCCTGGATGTACCGCCAGGATATGGAAAATAATCGCTATCCCGATGGCAGTCACGGGGAATTGAAATACGAACTTTGTAATTACGTTGGTGAAGGGTTGACGACCGGTTCCCTGACCGCCGATTGGTTAGCCCTCGGCAATGGCTCGGATGAGTTGATTCGCTCCCTGTTGATGGCGACCTGCCTGGGGCAAAATGCGGGCATTCTCATCGCAGAACCCACGTTTTCCATGTATCAAATCCTCGCCCGTACCCTGGGCATCCCCGTGTGGGCGGCGGGGCGGGATGAACAGTTTGCCATTAACACGACCCAGGCGACGGAGTTAATGAACCAAGAACCCATCCGGGTTGTCTTTGTCGTGCATCCCAATTCCCCCACCGGCAATGGTTTAACGCCAGCGGAACGGGATTGGCTAAAACGCCTGCCGCCCAAGGTTTTGGTGGTAATTGATGAAGCCTATTTTGAATTTAGCCAGGATACCTTATTGCCGGATTTGTTAGCGCATCCGAATTGGGTGATTTTACGCACCTTTTCCAAGGGATTTCGGTTGGCTAATTTGCGGATCGGTTATGCCATCGCCCATCCAGAGGTGATTACGGCTTTGGAAAAAGTGCGTTTACCCTACAATCTTTCCGGGTTTTCCCTATTGGCGGCGCAATTTGCCCTCACCCAACGGCGGCAGTTGCTCAGCGGCATCCCGGAAATTCTCACGGAGCGGGAACGTTTGGGGATGGAATTAACCAAAATCCCAGCCCTACAGGTGTGGCCGAGTCAGGGAAATTTTCTGTACATTCGCACTACAGCAGTGCCCTTACCACAATTGCATCAGAGTTTAAGGGAACTGGGCAGTCTTGTCCGTCACACGGGCGGGGGATTGCGTCTCACCATTGGTAGTGCCGCTGAAAATAGCCGTTTGTTACAACGCCTACGCCAGACGTGCGGGGGCTAA
- a CDS encoding DUF427 domain-containing protein, with protein MAQAIWEGVVLAESDRYEVVENNVYFPPETLKMQYFQPTNTHTTCGWKGVASYYTIAVDNKENKDAAWYYPEPKAAASNIKGYVAFWRGVQVKR; from the coding sequence ATGGCGCAGGCAATCTGGGAAGGCGTGGTACTGGCAGAAAGCGACCGTTATGAGGTGGTGGAAAACAATGTGTACTTCCCGCCGGAAACCTTGAAGATGCAGTATTTTCAGCCTACCAATACCCACACCACCTGTGGCTGGAAGGGGGTCGCCAGTTATTACACCATAGCCGTTGATAACAAGGAAAATAAAGATGCGGCCTGGTATTACCCGGAACCGAAGGCGGCGGCCAGCAATATCAAGGGCTATGTGGCCTTTTGGCGGGGTGTGCAGGTCAAACGTTAG
- the clpS gene encoding ATP-dependent Clp protease adapter ClpS produces the protein MATEILEKPKTGGQRKHAPNYKVLLHNDDHNSMEYVVESLMKTVPSLSWMDAVAVMMEAHNTGIGLVIVCAQEPAEFYCEGLQRRGLTCTIEPEC, from the coding sequence GTGGCGACGGAAATTCTGGAAAAACCAAAAACGGGCGGGCAGCGCAAACACGCCCCAAATTACAAGGTGTTATTACACAATGACGACCACAACAGCATGGAATATGTGGTGGAATCCCTGATGAAAACCGTGCCTAGCCTGTCCTGGATGGATGCGGTGGCGGTGATGATGGAAGCCCACAATACGGGGATTGGTTTGGTAATTGTCTGCGCCCAGGAACCGGCGGAATTTTATTGCGAAGGTCTGCAAAGGCGGGGGTTGACCTGCACGATTGAACCGGAATGCTAA
- a CDS encoding CPBP family intramembrane glutamic endopeptidase, translating to MLKARLSRLANLPFPLRLLAFVLILLGFWLPVVLVLWPFLGTGDQVRYLATTILYLQFVGILYLWGWGVRGEERPLASYGLNLQGRWWGEALSGWVLGLMALMLLLSMQAAWGWLFWQNPPGMRIFLEGVAVGLGVALAEELLFRGWLWQELRWDYGRVGAVWGGSFLFAGAHFFHPWEVILTIWPQFPGLVLLGLSLAWGRLACGGRLGWPVGFHGGLVATYYWVRVGGWLTVNPDLPAWLTALESNPLASPLGLTAMLGVAVGTRWWAQRMSPE from the coding sequence ATGCTAAAGGCGAGGTTGAGCCGGTTAGCCAACCTACCCTTCCCCCTGCGTTTGCTGGCTTTTGTCCTGATTTTACTCGGTTTTTGGTTGCCGGTGGTACTGGTGCTTTGGCCGTTTTTAGGCACGGGTGACCAGGTGCGGTATCTGGCGACCACGATTCTTTATCTGCAATTTGTCGGTATTTTGTACCTCTGGGGCTGGGGGGTGCGGGGGGAAGAGCGTCCCCTGGCTAGTTATGGCTTAAATTTACAGGGGCGTTGGTGGGGGGAAGCCCTGAGCGGTTGGGTTTTGGGGCTGATGGCTCTGATGTTATTGCTGAGTATGCAGGCGGCCTGGGGGTGGTTGTTTTGGCAAAATCCACCGGGGATGCGGATTTTTTTAGAGGGGGTGGCGGTGGGGCTGGGGGTGGCCTTAGCGGAGGAATTGTTGTTTCGGGGGTGGCTATGGCAGGAATTGCGCTGGGACTATGGGCGGGTGGGGGCGGTGTGGGGCGGTAGTTTTTTGTTCGCCGGGGCGCATTTTTTCCATCCTTGGGAGGTGATTTTAACCATCTGGCCGCAATTTCCGGGCTTAGTATTATTGGGGTTGAGTTTGGCCTGGGGGCGTTTGGCCTGTGGGGGGCGGCTGGGGTGGCCGGTGGGGTTTCACGGCGGGCTGGTGGCGACCTACTACTGGGTGCGGGTGGGGGGCTGGCTAACGGTCAATCCCGATTTGCCCGCTTGGTTAACGGCATTGGAGAGCAATCCCCTGGCGAGTCCCTTGGGGTTGACAGCCATGCTGGGGGTGGCGGTGGGGACTCGCTGGTGGGCGCAAAGAATGTCCCCGGAGTGA